The sequence TGATTGCCCTGCAAGCAGGGCTGCACCTAATTTCCCCGCCTCACTGCTGGAAGCGGCGAGGGTGATGGTCTGATCCAGTGGCATCGTCACTTCTGTTGTAGCTCCTGCAATCTCAATCACCGGATTACCTTGCAGTTGTGGCACGGCGTTCAGGCGCATGTCGGCCTTGCCGGAAGGTGGGGTAGCTGGGGTGCGTGCCGTGCCCATGTCGATGAGCATCTCATGGCGGCCGCTTACCTGTGGATCAAGCCGCTGCATCCACGGGGTAATGCGTACCCGTACCTGATCGTTGCCGACAGGCCATGCGGTGACGGTGAATCCTGAGGTGATCGGAACCAATTCGACACTGTTGGCTTTAACAATACCGTAACCGCTGAGCCAGAGCTGGGTTTCACGGCTGAACGAGCGGATCGTGCCTGTTTCTATGCTGCCGGGCCGTGCTGCGCTGATGCGTAGCTGGAACATCTGAGTGCTGCGCGATCGCTGCCTGTCGCTGTTCACGGCAAGCTGCACCCAGCCGCCAGGCAAGCTGCCAACAGTAGCTGCTCCGGAGAGCTGAGAGCCGTTAAGTTGAGTGCTGTTGAAATCCGCGAGTTCAACAATGGCAGAGTACTGGGGTGTCGACTGGTCCAGCTGCTTGAGTAGTGCCTTGGCCTTGTCGAGATGCTCCGTATCATCCTCGATGACAAGCCGGCGCTGGGATGGGAGCTCTATGACCTTTCCGGTGGCCGAGAGCTGACTCTGTACAACTTGAGCCGCCTCGCTGATGGGAAGCGAGTAGATATCGATCACCTCGGTGGCAGCTCGGGCGGGTGCCGCTATACAGCAGAGAAAAAAGAGTCCGGCCAGTAGTTTTTTCACGCGGAAAATTCCGGATGAACCTCAGTTAGGCTGGCCGGATCCTCATGGATAATCACCTCTGCACCCGGATACTCGGCAATCAGCAGGGCTTCAACTTCGTCTGCAATCGCATGGGCTCTCATGAGGGTTAAGCTGTCGGTCAGTTCAAGGTGAAGCTGGATAAATATGGTTGTTCCCGATTTGCGAGTGCGCAGATCATGCATGCCAAGGGTTTCCGGGTGTCCATGGACGATCGCCTTGATCTTCTGGCGCTCCTCGTCAGGCAACTCACGGTCCATCAGAAGATCGAGTGACTCCTGGGCAATTTCCCAGGCGCTGTAGAGAATATAACCGGCAATTAGCAGGGCGAAGAGTGGATCAAAGCCTGCCCAGCCGTAGTAGGCCAGTAGCAGGGCGACGATAACACTGCCATTGACCAGCAGGTCGGTTTTGTAGTGCAGGCGATCAGCCTTGATCGCAGTGGAGTCGGTTTTGTTGATCACATGTTGCTGAAACGCCATCAAGCCAAGCGTGGCGATAATGGAGACGATCATAATGGTTATGCCGATTGGCATCTCGCTAATGGGTTGCGGGTTCCAGAAGTGGGAGATGGCCTCAAGGAGGAGAAACAGGGAGGAGCCGGTAATAAAGGTGGCTTGCCCTAGGCCTGCCAGCGCTTCGGCCTTGCCATGTCCAAAGCGGTGCTGCTTGTCTGCCGGTGCAAGTGCATGGCGGACAGCAATCAGATTAACCATGGAGGCCAGTGCGTCTAGGCAGGAGTCGATCAGCGTGGCCATCAGGCTGACCGAGTCGGTCATCAGCCAGGCAACGGCTTTACAGATAATAAGGACAACGGCGACCGATGTTGAGGCATAGGTCGCCAGCTTCATCAGGCGTGCTTTTTCCTCGGGGGAGGTCATATTCATGCGGAGATTCTGCCCTATTCTCAGGATGAATAAAGATGCAATCCCGGAATGAGTGGCAAAGGATGACATCGTTAAAGAGAGATACCATGATAGAGCCATGCGTGTATTGAATTCACCCCATCATAATGCGAGGCCTGCCGAAATGCCGATTGATATGATTGTGCTGCATGCAATCAGCCTGCCTGCGGGGAAGTTTGAACTATTGCATATTGAGCAGCTGCTTATGGGAAGGCTTGATTGCACTGCACACCCCTCATTTGCCGACCTGCAGAACTTAAAGGTATCTGCCCACTTCGTGGTCGACCGCAAAGGGGTGATTGCGCAGTTTGTTCCGTGCCAACGTAGGGCGTGGCATGCCGGTGTGTCCCAATGGCAGGGGCAGGAGGGATGCAACGATTTCTCTATCGGTATTGAGATGATCGGCGATGAGCAGCATCCGTTTACACAGGCGCAATACCGCGAAACGGCACGCCTTTGCCGGGAGCTGATGCAGCGCTTTCCAGCAATTGGGCGGCACCGTATTGTGGGGCATAGCGATATTGCGCCGGGGCGCAAATGGGATCCTGGAAAACAGTGGGATTGGGCGAAATTTGATCGTTCCCTGCATCGAATCCGGCGACTGAACCTGGAGGTTATATGACAACAAACGGATGGCTCTCTCTTTTTCCGTCGCTCAAGGGGTTATCTGATGCGGTAAGCCGTGAGCTTGTGGCGCTAG comes from Mariprofundus aestuarium and encodes:
- the ampD gene encoding 1,6-anhydro-N-acetylmuramyl-L-alanine amidase AmpD — protein: MRVLNSPHHNARPAEMPIDMIVLHAISLPAGKFELLHIEQLLMGRLDCTAHPSFADLQNLKVSAHFVVDRKGVIAQFVPCQRRAWHAGVSQWQGQEGCNDFSIGIEMIGDEQHPFTQAQYRETARLCRELMQRFPAIGRHRIVGHSDIAPGRKWDPGKQWDWAKFDRSLHRIRRLNLEVI
- a CDS encoding type II and III secretion system family protein → MKKLLAGLFFLCCIAAPARAATEVIDIYSLPISEAAQVVQSQLSATGKVIELPSQRRLVIEDDTEHLDKAKALLKQLDQSTPQYSAIVELADFNSTQLNGSQLSGAATVGSLPGGWVQLAVNSDRQRSRSTQMFQLRISAARPGSIETGTIRSFSRETQLWLSGYGIVKANSVELVPITSGFTVTAWPVGNDQVRVRITPWMQRLDPQVSGRHEMLIDMGTARTPATPPSGKADMRLNAVPQLQGNPVIEIAGATTEVTMPLDQTITLAASSSEAGKLGAALLAGQSSVGKREFIIRLRMTR
- a CDS encoding cation diffusion facilitator family transporter, whose product is MNMTSPEEKARLMKLATYASTSVAVVLIICKAVAWLMTDSVSLMATLIDSCLDALASMVNLIAVRHALAPADKQHRFGHGKAEALAGLGQATFITGSSLFLLLEAISHFWNPQPISEMPIGITIMIVSIIATLGLMAFQQHVINKTDSTAIKADRLHYKTDLLVNGSVIVALLLAYYGWAGFDPLFALLIAGYILYSAWEIAQESLDLLMDRELPDEERQKIKAIVHGHPETLGMHDLRTRKSGTTIFIQLHLELTDSLTLMRAHAIADEVEALLIAEYPGAEVIIHEDPASLTEVHPEFSA